The Allocatelliglobosispora scoriae genome contains a region encoding:
- a CDS encoding L,D-transpeptidase produces the protein MSDDRRTPSISRRAALAGAGLVGVASVAGLAACSPDAPKWAEPGSGNSDTPAPPADPTAASATITAPKHEAKDVHAAIEVAFTLANASTATVELQDAAGTRVSGALRADGTSWVPNAPLKYNTTYTVTVTANGADGKTGTATSSFTTMAKPSKTISASSYSGDKAKVGIGMPLMVKFSRSVPKAKRAEVQKRLFVDATPEQDGIWHWFSGSEVHFRPKEYWKAGTKISFRVAVGGLDMGGGYFGKADITIDDMLIGPAIVLTADNATKKMTATKDGVVLRTMPISLGKASTPSSSGKTVIIEKFVHTIFDTFDELGPELGYRTPIDYAQRITWGGEYIHSAPWSVGSQGHRNVSHGCVNVSPSNAKWLFDLTQVGTPMITKGTERKLKAGNGWTHWNLTWDEYVKGSALPFKPVDTTAGVEPSTEPSTSPSASPSAVPSTSPTSAP, from the coding sequence ATGAGCGACGACCGCCGCACACCGTCCATCAGCCGCCGCGCCGCACTGGCCGGAGCAGGCCTGGTCGGCGTTGCCAGCGTGGCGGGGCTCGCCGCGTGCTCCCCGGACGCCCCGAAGTGGGCCGAGCCGGGCAGCGGCAACTCCGACACGCCCGCGCCGCCCGCGGACCCGACCGCGGCGAGCGCGACGATCACCGCGCCCAAGCACGAGGCGAAGGACGTCCACGCCGCGATCGAGGTCGCCTTCACCCTCGCCAACGCCAGCACCGCGACGGTCGAGCTCCAGGACGCGGCGGGCACCCGCGTCTCGGGCGCGCTGCGCGCCGACGGCACGAGCTGGGTCCCCAACGCGCCGCTGAAATACAACACCACCTACACAGTCACCGTCACCGCCAACGGGGCCGACGGCAAGACCGGCACCGCCACCAGCAGCTTCACCACGATGGCGAAGCCGAGCAAGACCATCTCCGCGTCGAGCTACAGCGGCGACAAGGCGAAGGTCGGCATCGGCATGCCGCTGATGGTGAAGTTCAGCCGGTCCGTGCCGAAGGCCAAGCGCGCCGAGGTGCAGAAGCGCCTCTTCGTCGACGCGACCCCCGAGCAGGACGGCATCTGGCACTGGTTCTCCGGCAGCGAGGTGCACTTCCGGCCGAAGGAGTACTGGAAGGCCGGCACGAAGATCTCCTTCCGGGTCGCGGTCGGCGGGCTCGACATGGGCGGCGGCTACTTCGGCAAGGCCGACATCACCATCGACGACATGCTGATCGGCCCGGCGATCGTGCTCACCGCCGACAACGCGACGAAGAAGATGACCGCCACCAAGGACGGTGTCGTGCTGCGCACCATGCCGATCAGCCTCGGCAAGGCGAGCACCCCCTCGTCCAGCGGCAAGACGGTGATCATCGAGAAGTTCGTGCACACGATCTTCGACACCTTCGACGAGCTCGGCCCGGAGCTGGGCTACCGCACCCCCATCGACTACGCCCAGCGCATCACGTGGGGCGGCGAGTACATCCACTCCGCGCCCTGGTCGGTCGGCTCCCAGGGGCACCGCAACGTCTCGCACGGCTGCGTCAACGTCTCGCCGAGCAACGCGAAGTGGCTCTTCGACCTGACCCAGGTCGGCACCCCGATGATCACCAAGGGCACGGAGCGCAAGCTCAAGGCCGGCAACGGGTGGACCCACTGGAACCTGACCTGGGACGAGTACGTGAAGGGCAGCGCACTGCCGTTCAAGCCCGTCGACACCACGGCCGGCGTCGAGCCCTCCACGGAGCCCTCGACCAGCCCGTCCGCGTCGCCGAGCGCCGTCCCGAGCACCTCGCCGACGAGCGCGCCGTAA
- the orn gene encoding oligoribonuclease → MADLLVWVDCEMTGLDLTSDALIEVAALVTDPDLNVLGDGVDVVIHADDAVLDGMADVVRTMHEKSGLTEEVRASTVSVAEAEEMVMAYITQFVKDPKSAPLCGNSIATDRGFLARDMQILDTHLHYRMIDVSSIKELCRRWYPRVYFGQPQKGLAHRALADIKESIRELAYYRQTIFVPQPGLDIDAARQIAATL, encoded by the coding sequence ATGGCTGATCTCCTGGTATGGGTCGATTGCGAGATGACGGGGCTGGACCTGACCTCCGACGCCCTCATCGAGGTGGCGGCACTCGTCACCGACCCCGACTTGAACGTGCTCGGTGACGGCGTCGACGTCGTCATCCACGCCGACGACGCGGTGCTCGACGGGATGGCCGACGTCGTGCGGACGATGCACGAGAAGTCCGGCCTCACCGAGGAGGTCCGCGCCAGCACGGTCTCCGTCGCGGAGGCCGAGGAGATGGTGATGGCCTACATCACACAGTTCGTCAAGGACCCGAAGTCGGCGCCGCTCTGCGGCAACTCCATCGCGACCGACCGGGGCTTCCTCGCCCGCGACATGCAGATCCTCGACACCCACCTGCACTACCGCATGATCGATGTCTCGTCGATCAAGGAGCTGTGCCGCCGGTGGTACCCCCGGGTCTATTTCGGGCAGCCGCAGAAGGGCCTCGCCCACCGGGCGCTCGCGGACATCAAGGAGAGCATCCGGGAGCTGGCCTACTACCGCCAGACGATCTTCGTGCCGCAGCCCGGCCTCGACATCGACGCCGCGAGGCAGATCGCCGCGACGCTCTAG
- a CDS encoding UDP-N-acetylmuramate dehydrogenase: protein MTITFADLTTIRVGGPVGRLLAAETTPHAIELLRETRSAGDPLLVIGGGSNLVVGDVGWAGSVLRMTSAELDIDGERVTAAAGMDWDRLVTTTLGEGLAGLEALSGIPGSVGGTPVQNVGAYGTVTSDVLESLVVFDRETGEIETWPIERCGFGKHRDSVFKHSDRWVVLQVTYRLRRSTRSSPVKYAELANRLGVEVGGTADAAEVRDNVLQLRRSKGMVLDPADHDTWSVGSFFVNPVLAEVPAQAAESPQYPDVNGTKLSAAWLIHRAGFAPGYGAEWGNGAVTLSSRHTLAITNRGGATAADIMAFAAHIREGVQDRFGVTLTPECDLVNCSF from the coding sequence GTGACGATCACCTTTGCCGACCTCACCACGATCCGGGTGGGCGGTCCGGTGGGCCGACTGCTCGCCGCCGAGACCACCCCGCACGCGATCGAGCTCCTGCGCGAGACGCGCAGCGCCGGTGATCCGCTGCTGGTGATCGGCGGCGGCTCCAACCTCGTCGTCGGTGACGTCGGCTGGGCCGGCTCGGTGCTGCGGATGACGTCGGCGGAGCTCGACATCGACGGCGAGCGGGTCACCGCCGCCGCCGGGATGGACTGGGACCGCCTGGTCACGACCACCCTCGGTGAAGGGCTGGCCGGGCTGGAGGCGCTCTCGGGCATCCCGGGCTCCGTCGGCGGCACCCCCGTGCAGAACGTCGGCGCCTACGGCACGGTCACCTCCGACGTGCTCGAATCGCTCGTCGTCTTCGACCGCGAGACCGGGGAGATCGAGACCTGGCCGATCGAGCGCTGCGGCTTCGGCAAGCACCGGGACTCGGTCTTCAAGCACAGCGACCGCTGGGTCGTGCTGCAGGTGACCTATCGGCTGCGGCGCAGCACGCGTTCGTCGCCCGTCAAATACGCCGAGCTCGCCAACCGGCTCGGCGTCGAGGTCGGCGGGACGGCCGACGCGGCCGAGGTCCGCGACAACGTGCTCCAGCTGCGCCGCTCTAAGGGGATGGTGCTCGACCCGGCCGACCACGACACCTGGAGCGTCGGCTCGTTCTTCGTCAACCCGGTGCTGGCCGAGGTGCCTGCGCAGGCTGCGGAGAGCCCGCAGTACCCGGACGTCAACGGCACGAAGCTGTCGGCCGCGTGGCTCATCCACCGGGCCGGGTTCGCGCCGGGTTACGGCGCGGAGTGGGGCAACGGGGCCGTCACGCTCTCCAGCCGCCACACGCTCGCCATCACCAACCGGGGTGGTGCCACGGCCGCCGACATCATGGCGTTCGCGGCGCATATTCGCGAGGGAGTGCAGGACCGCTTCGGCGTGACGCTGACCCCGGAGTGCGACCTCGTCAACTGCTCGTTCTGA
- a CDS encoding SapB/AmfS family lanthipeptide, with amino-acid sequence MALLDLQGMELPQTGGGGGGSSSSTGCGVESSASLLICAASSLSLVSCH; translated from the coding sequence ATGGCGCTTCTCGACCTGCAAGGCATGGAACTGCCCCAGACCGGTGGCGGCGGCGGCGGAAGCAGCAGCAGCACCGGCTGCGGCGTGGAGAGCAGCGCGAGCCTGCTGATCTGTGCGGCCAGCTCGCTGAGCCTCGTCAGCTGCCACTGA
- a CDS encoding NAD(P)-dependent oxidoreductase: protein MKLTVFGATGGIGRHVVTQALEAGHTVTAVVRDAARLDLHHPALTVVTVAGLTDPVALQPALTGADAVISGVGPRSRKDLTVASTATHGILQALEATGVRRFAVVSAVPVGPTPPGDSFANRWLLLPLIRTVLRGIYADLAVMEAEIRASAAEWTIVRPPRLLDAPVTGRYRRVVGANVPRGRSISRSDVATAMLAMISDPATVRQVVGVAA, encoded by the coding sequence ATGAAGTTGACGGTGTTCGGAGCAACCGGCGGCATCGGCCGCCACGTCGTGACCCAGGCCCTCGAGGCCGGGCACACGGTGACCGCGGTCGTGCGCGACGCGGCTCGACTCGATCTCCACCACCCGGCCCTGACGGTCGTGACCGTGGCCGGCCTCACCGACCCGGTCGCCCTGCAACCGGCCCTGACCGGCGCCGACGCGGTGATCTCCGGTGTCGGACCGCGCAGCCGGAAGGACCTCACCGTGGCGTCGACCGCCACCCACGGGATCCTGCAGGCGCTGGAGGCGACCGGCGTGCGGCGGTTCGCCGTGGTCAGCGCGGTTCCCGTCGGGCCCACCCCGCCCGGGGACAGCTTCGCCAACCGATGGCTGCTGCTGCCCCTCATCCGGACCGTCCTGCGCGGCATCTACGCCGACCTCGCGGTCATGGAGGCGGAGATCCGCGCCAGCGCCGCCGAGTGGACCATCGTGCGCCCGCCGAGGCTGCTCGACGCCCCGGTGACCGGCCGGTACCGCCGAGTCGTCGGCGCCAACGTGCCGCGCGGGCGGTCGATCTCGCGCAGCGACGTGGCGACCGCGATGCTCGCCATGATCAGCGACCCTGCCACCGTCCGACAGGTGGTCGGAGTCGCAGCGTGA
- a CDS encoding L,D-transpeptidase, with amino-acid sequence MVGGCSADGDAPTAAPTWAAPGGSTAPSATPPAPFTLTVSPNDKTTNLPISTEIGTLVTGGSVTSVTLTDAAGKKVSGKSRADGTTWVPSKPLKFNTRYSATVVGTGAGGETETKTTSFTTMKSAGSRAGTGLYMFDDHVYGVAMPVAVEILKDVPVAARASVQKRFFVETDPPQPGAWYWFNGREVQYRPVDYWQPGTKITVRIALDGHPLGNGRYGDRDRSATAFIAKDKIELKVTNSPKQMQVFKNDALIKTLKVSLGKKSTPSSSGHLVIMDKAESTVFDTFAELGPSAGYRTTIKYAQRLTWGGEFIHSAPWSVGDQGVRNVSHGCVNVSPANAAWLYALTRIGDPVTVTGTERVLKPGNGFTVWDLSWADIVKGSPIPLSADLASATSELDTEPSISPSPSATVEPSPAATPSPQAS; translated from the coding sequence ATGGTCGGCGGGTGCAGCGCGGACGGCGACGCGCCGACGGCCGCGCCGACCTGGGCGGCTCCGGGCGGTTCCACCGCGCCGAGCGCGACGCCGCCCGCGCCGTTCACCCTCACGGTCTCCCCCAACGACAAGACCACCAACCTCCCGATCAGTACGGAGATCGGCACCCTCGTCACCGGCGGCTCGGTGACCTCGGTGACCCTGACCGACGCGGCGGGCAAGAAGGTGAGCGGCAAGTCGCGCGCCGACGGCACCACCTGGGTGCCGAGCAAGCCGCTGAAGTTCAACACGCGTTATTCGGCGACCGTGGTCGGGACCGGCGCCGGTGGCGAGACCGAGACGAAGACGACCTCCTTCACCACGATGAAATCGGCCGGGAGCAGGGCCGGGACCGGCCTCTACATGTTCGACGACCACGTCTACGGCGTGGCGATGCCGGTCGCGGTGGAGATCCTCAAGGATGTGCCGGTCGCGGCGCGGGCGAGCGTGCAGAAGCGCTTCTTCGTCGAGACGGACCCGCCGCAGCCCGGCGCCTGGTACTGGTTCAACGGCCGCGAGGTGCAGTACCGGCCGGTCGACTACTGGCAGCCCGGCACGAAGATCACCGTACGCATCGCGCTCGACGGCCACCCGCTCGGCAACGGCCGCTACGGCGACCGGGACCGCAGCGCCACGGCGTTCATCGCCAAGGACAAGATCGAGCTGAAGGTGACGAACAGCCCGAAGCAGATGCAGGTCTTCAAGAACGACGCGCTCATCAAGACACTGAAGGTGAGCCTCGGCAAGAAGAGCACCCCGTCGTCGAGCGGACACCTCGTGATCATGGACAAGGCCGAGTCCACGGTCTTCGACACCTTCGCCGAGCTGGGCCCGAGCGCCGGATACCGCACCACCATCAAGTACGCCCAGCGCCTCACCTGGGGTGGCGAGTTCATCCATTCGGCCCCGTGGTCGGTGGGCGATCAGGGTGTTCGCAACGTCTCACACGGCTGCGTCAATGTCTCCCCGGCCAACGCGGCCTGGCTGTACGCCCTTACCCGGATCGGCGATCCGGTGACCGTGACCGGCACCGAACGCGTGCTCAAGCCCGGCAACGGCTTCACGGTATGGGACCTGAGCTGGGCAGACATCGTCAAGGGCAGCCCGATCCCGCTCTCGGCCGACCTCGCGTCGGCGACATCGGAACTCGACACCGAGCCGTCGATCTCGCCGTCCCCGTCGGCTACGGTGGAGCCTAGCCCGGCGGCCACCCCCTCACCGCAGGCGAGCTAG
- a CDS encoding SH3 domain-containing protein, with the protein MRLRMGSAVAAVVLAAGTLVATTAAPASASACDPSWGNYSAATATVAGDWVNYRTGAWLDCSPIGSWQAGSKLYLHCWRTGSRIGINDKWWHARKDNTQQQGWISAYYIGNPSATNGNAC; encoded by the coding sequence ATGCGTCTTCGAATGGGCTCCGCCGTCGCGGCTGTCGTCCTCGCCGCCGGCACCCTCGTCGCGACCACCGCCGCTCCGGCCTCCGCCTCCGCCTGCGACCCGAGTTGGGGCAACTACAGCGCCGCGACCGCCACGGTCGCCGGTGACTGGGTGAACTACCGGACCGGTGCGTGGCTCGACTGCTCCCCGATCGGATCCTGGCAGGCCGGGTCCAAGCTCTACCTGCACTGCTGGCGTACGGGTAGCAGAATCGGTATCAACGACAAGTGGTGGCATGCGCGTAAGGACAACACCCAGCAGCAGGGGTGGATCAGCGCCTACTACATCGGCAACCCGTCCGCGACCAACGGCAACGCCTGCTAG
- a CDS encoding alpha/beta hydrolase, with protein sequence MRMWSKLITAAATAALLSIGTATAGASAAHAAAKPTAPKPAAAAQAAGPQRADGNHRPVIFIHGFNRTGAGRDCVGYWGDTIPEFKDRGYTTRTWGFYGGDHNCSAVFKGTKNTSVKMLGREFAQYVYKNFSKPGRAVDVVGHSMGGLIVRAALTGTANREPGFPPYLYIEDAVTIATPHAGTKWALGCATTQCKDMRPRSTLLKWLQYVPQSRMGTDWTLVGSADDKIVPMSSSIYGMKLAPHLVWFPKAGGKLGHDKIQTVGYGGWRSYLWNEGDRRNRNDYGTWGHLTGPNPGRIAQNGSFFHHKY encoded by the coding sequence ATGCGAATGTGGTCCAAGCTCATCACAGCAGCCGCCACGGCGGCCCTGCTGAGCATCGGAACTGCCACGGCCGGCGCGAGTGCCGCCCACGCGGCGGCCAAGCCGACGGCGCCGAAGCCGGCCGCTGCAGCGCAGGCGGCAGGCCCGCAGCGAGCGGACGGCAACCACCGGCCGGTCATCTTCATCCACGGTTTCAACCGCACGGGCGCGGGCCGCGACTGCGTCGGCTACTGGGGTGACACGATCCCCGAGTTCAAGGATCGCGGTTACACCACCCGCACCTGGGGCTTCTACGGCGGCGACCACAACTGCAGCGCCGTCTTCAAGGGCACCAAGAACACCAGCGTCAAGATGCTGGGCCGCGAGTTCGCGCAGTATGTCTACAAGAACTTCTCCAAGCCGGGCCGCGCGGTCGACGTGGTGGGGCACTCGATGGGCGGGCTCATCGTGCGGGCCGCGCTGACCGGCACGGCCAATCGCGAGCCGGGCTTCCCGCCCTACCTCTACATCGAGGACGCCGTCACGATCGCGACACCGCACGCCGGTACGAAGTGGGCGCTGGGCTGCGCCACGACGCAGTGCAAGGACATGCGTCCCCGCAGCACCCTGCTGAAGTGGCTGCAGTATGTGCCGCAGTCGCGGATGGGCACGGACTGGACGCTCGTCGGCTCGGCCGATGACAAGATCGTCCCGATGTCGTCTTCGATCTACGGGATGAAGCTCGCGCCGCACCTGGTCTGGTTCCCCAAGGCGGGCGGCAAGCTGGGGCACGACAAGATCCAGACAGTGGGGTACGGCGGTTGGCGCTCCTACCTGTGGAACGAGGGCGATCGCCGCAACCGCAACGACTACGGCACCTGGGGACACCTCACCGGTCCGAACCCGGGCCGGATCGCGCAGAACGGATCGTTCTTCCACCACAAGTATTAG
- a CDS encoding ABC transporter ATP-binding protein has translation MGYDVRRAGWLPLLGVTALVGVACNLALPLVLGRAVDAVITGADTARWLGLTAIIIAVDVAVGVIDTFANTAVVAATTARLRHRLIRHLLAIGPAGLRPFDSGDLVTRLVGNTADAARLGLSVMLVGLAAITPIASVVLLAVIYPWLVLAFLTGLALVVVMLRVFTRQTGEAVAAYQRIQGGIAARLTESLAGARTVAAAGTASVEEHRILRTLPELHEQGAISWRVLARSAGQVAVVGPTVQVAVLIVGGIAMVHGRISPGDLLAAGQYAAMGLGLGGVAGLLNQYARARAGAQRGREVLDRSAVAYGRTPLPAGPGRLEFRAVTADVGEVRVEVDLAIPGGAAVAFVGVSGAGKSVVAELATRLREPSSGAILLDGVDLSELTHDDLRSAVGCAFARPVLVGRTIRDAIAPSGPAAAVATRAHDFIGKLPHAYDTLLAEAPMSGGERQRLGLARAWHAERLLVLDDATSSLDMVTEMQISNTLTDDAMRRTRLIMTHRLSTAARADLVVWLDGGRVRATGTHRVLWEDPAYREVFR, from the coding sequence GTGGGGTACGACGTTCGGCGGGCGGGCTGGCTTCCGCTGCTCGGGGTGACCGCGCTTGTCGGCGTCGCCTGCAACCTCGCTCTTCCGCTCGTCCTAGGCCGTGCCGTCGACGCCGTCATCACCGGTGCCGACACCGCCCGCTGGCTCGGCCTGACCGCGATCATCATCGCCGTCGACGTCGCCGTCGGAGTGATCGACACCTTCGCGAACACCGCCGTCGTCGCCGCGACGACGGCCCGGCTGCGCCACCGGCTCATCCGTCACCTGCTCGCCATCGGTCCGGCCGGGCTGCGGCCCTTCGACAGCGGGGACCTGGTGACCCGCCTCGTCGGCAACACCGCCGATGCGGCCCGGTTGGGGCTGAGCGTGATGCTGGTCGGACTCGCCGCCATCACGCCGATCGCCAGCGTCGTCCTGCTCGCCGTCATCTACCCGTGGCTGGTGCTCGCCTTCCTCACCGGACTCGCCCTCGTGGTCGTCATGCTCCGTGTCTTCACCCGCCAGACCGGTGAAGCGGTCGCCGCCTACCAGCGGATCCAGGGCGGCATCGCCGCGCGGCTCACCGAGTCCCTGGCCGGGGCGCGGACCGTGGCAGCAGCCGGAACGGCCTCGGTCGAGGAACACCGGATCCTGCGTACCCTCCCCGAACTCCACGAGCAGGGCGCGATCAGCTGGCGCGTGCTGGCGAGAAGCGCCGGCCAGGTCGCCGTCGTCGGCCCGACCGTGCAGGTGGCCGTCCTGATCGTCGGCGGCATAGCCATGGTGCACGGCCGGATCAGCCCCGGCGACCTCCTCGCCGCCGGCCAGTACGCCGCCATGGGCCTCGGGCTCGGCGGAGTGGCCGGTCTGCTCAACCAGTACGCCCGGGCGCGTGCCGGTGCGCAGCGCGGGCGGGAGGTTCTCGACCGGTCGGCCGTCGCCTACGGGCGGACCCCGCTGCCGGCCGGCCCCGGACGCCTGGAGTTCCGTGCCGTCACCGCGGACGTCGGCGAGGTGCGGGTCGAGGTGGACCTGGCCATTCCCGGCGGTGCCGCGGTCGCCTTCGTCGGTGTGTCAGGGGCGGGGAAGTCGGTCGTGGCCGAACTCGCCACCCGGCTCCGCGAACCGTCGAGCGGGGCGATCCTGCTCGACGGCGTGGACCTGAGCGAGCTCACCCATGACGACCTGCGGTCCGCGGTCGGCTGTGCCTTCGCCCGCCCGGTGCTCGTCGGCCGCACCATCCGCGACGCCATCGCGCCGTCCGGCCCGGCGGCCGCCGTGGCGACCCGGGCGCACGACTTCATCGGCAAGCTGCCACACGCATACGACACCCTGCTAGCCGAAGCACCGATGTCCGGTGGTGAGCGGCAGCGGCTCGGGCTCGCCCGGGCCTGGCACGCCGAACGGCTGCTCGTCCTCGACGATGCCACCTCCAGCCTGGACATGGTGACCGAGATGCAGATCAGCAACACGCTCACCGACGATGCCATGCGGCGTACCCGCCTGATCATGACGCATCGACTGAGCACGGCCGCGCGTGCCGACCTGGTCGTCTGGCTCGACGGCGGCCGCGTACGCGCCACCGGCACCCACCGGGTGCTCTGGGAGGACCCGGCATACCGGGAGGTCTTCCGGTGA
- the lanKC gene encoding class III lanthionine synthetase LanKC — translation MADPLFYDTLYAATAEKSAFAVDSRDTPAGWERRDQDDWLVYAPTDLDLPLQGWKIHVSATLENADRVLEAIWDYCIPRGIEFKFLRSMQVLWLRSSKYAHRGYSGKLVTIYPPDEATCEKILVELGDLLEGEQGPYILSDLRWGSGPLYVRYGGFAFQYCVTESGQVVPGIADDTGQLVPDRRDPVFYIPPWVTVPDFLAPHLAARNAVTVTDIPYRIDSVLHFSNGGGVYRGSDTRTGAEVVLKEGRPFAGLDGANTDAVARLDIEFEMLRRLAGVPGVPVAHDLFTVGDHRFMAMEFVDGRPLYRAIVRQYPMIDFAAGPAEFADYTAWALDVYGQVEAAILAMHERGVVYGDLHLYNILIRPDDTIALLDYEVASPVENLKRPALGNQGFTAPRGTTGFDLDLYALACLRLALFFPITQLFWLSREKAAHFSAIIAEHFPVPPDYLEKAVSVIAPDATVPADEPDWTELRDGMVKAITASATPDREDRLFPGDIEQFRTGGGLGLAYGAAGVLYALDVTGAGRFPEWEQWLLDRAKDPKSGSMLGLYDGMHGVAFTLEHLGHRQEALNLLDMCLSDDWAQLNSELLGGLAGIGLNLQYFADRTGDAALAQAAQRAAELVAERLGDEMSVPETSGGDNPYAGLMRGSSGPAWLLMRAYDRTGDPAFLDSAAVALRQDLRRCILRDNGTLEVNESWRSLPYLAMGSVGVGLALDDYLARRHDDQFTLASAQIRGAALLRFYVQPGVFGGRAGMLLYLAARASRPSEDPEILAQLRALSWHRLSYQGGIAFPGDALMRLSMDVATGTAGVLLATGSVLSGPMHLPLLAPHLTDPPRRPA, via the coding sequence ATGGCCGATCCGCTTTTCTACGACACCCTCTATGCCGCGACCGCTGAGAAGTCGGCATTCGCGGTCGACTCCCGGGACACCCCGGCCGGATGGGAGCGCCGCGATCAGGATGACTGGCTGGTCTACGCTCCGACCGACCTCGACCTGCCGCTTCAGGGCTGGAAGATCCACGTCTCGGCAACGCTGGAGAATGCGGATCGAGTCCTCGAAGCAATCTGGGACTACTGCATTCCGCGCGGTATCGAATTCAAATTCCTGCGCTCCATGCAGGTGTTGTGGTTGCGCAGTTCCAAGTACGCGCACCGCGGCTACAGCGGAAAGCTCGTCACCATTTACCCGCCGGACGAGGCGACCTGCGAGAAGATCCTGGTCGAACTCGGCGACCTCCTCGAGGGCGAGCAGGGGCCCTACATCCTGAGCGATCTGCGCTGGGGCTCGGGTCCGCTCTACGTGCGCTACGGCGGCTTCGCCTTCCAGTACTGCGTCACCGAGTCCGGGCAGGTCGTACCGGGCATCGCGGATGACACCGGCCAGTTGGTGCCCGACCGGCGCGACCCGGTCTTCTACATCCCGCCGTGGGTCACGGTGCCCGACTTCCTCGCACCGCACCTCGCCGCCCGCAACGCGGTGACCGTCACGGACATCCCGTACCGGATCGACAGCGTTCTGCACTTCTCCAACGGCGGCGGTGTCTACCGCGGCAGCGACACCAGGACCGGTGCGGAGGTCGTCCTCAAGGAGGGGCGCCCCTTCGCCGGCCTCGACGGTGCCAACACCGACGCCGTGGCCCGGCTCGACATCGAATTCGAGATGCTCCGGCGGCTCGCCGGGGTGCCCGGCGTACCGGTGGCCCACGACCTGTTCACCGTCGGCGATCACCGGTTCATGGCGATGGAGTTCGTCGACGGCCGCCCGCTGTACCGGGCGATAGTGCGGCAGTATCCGATGATCGACTTTGCCGCCGGCCCGGCGGAGTTCGCCGACTACACCGCGTGGGCACTCGACGTCTACGGACAGGTGGAGGCGGCGATCCTGGCGATGCACGAACGCGGCGTCGTCTACGGCGACCTGCACCTCTACAACATCCTGATCCGTCCGGACGACACGATCGCGCTGCTCGACTACGAGGTCGCGAGCCCGGTGGAGAACCTGAAGCGGCCGGCGCTGGGCAACCAGGGATTCACCGCCCCCCGCGGCACGACCGGCTTCGACCTCGACCTCTACGCGCTCGCCTGCCTGCGCCTGGCCCTCTTCTTCCCGATCACCCAGCTGTTCTGGCTCTCCCGGGAGAAGGCGGCCCACTTCAGCGCCATCATCGCCGAACACTTCCCGGTGCCACCCGACTACCTGGAGAAGGCGGTGTCCGTCATCGCGCCGGACGCCACCGTCCCGGCGGACGAGCCGGACTGGACCGAACTGCGCGACGGCATGGTGAAGGCGATCACCGCGTCCGCCACCCCGGACCGCGAGGACCGGCTATTCCCCGGTGACATCGAGCAGTTCCGCACCGGCGGCGGCCTCGGGCTGGCGTACGGCGCAGCAGGGGTCCTCTACGCGCTCGACGTCACCGGCGCGGGGAGGTTCCCGGAGTGGGAGCAGTGGCTGCTGGACCGGGCGAAGGACCCGAAGTCCGGATCCATGCTCGGCCTCTATGACGGAATGCACGGTGTCGCCTTCACCCTGGAGCACCTGGGCCACCGGCAGGAGGCGCTGAACCTGCTCGACATGTGCCTGTCCGACGACTGGGCCCAGCTCAACTCCGAGCTGCTCGGCGGCCTCGCCGGGATCGGACTCAACCTTCAGTACTTCGCCGATCGCACCGGCGATGCGGCGCTGGCACAGGCGGCTCAACGTGCCGCAGAACTCGTCGCGGAGCGGCTCGGCGACGAGATGTCGGTGCCCGAGACGAGTGGCGGCGACAACCCGTACGCCGGATTGATGCGCGGCTCGTCGGGACCGGCCTGGCTGCTGATGCGAGCATATGACCGCACCGGCGACCCGGCCTTCCTCGACTCCGCCGCCGTGGCGCTGCGGCAGGACCTGCGCCGATGCATCCTGCGGGACAACGGCACGCTGGAGGTCAACGAGAGCTGGCGCAGCCTGCCCTACCTCGCCATGGGCAGCGTCGGTGTCGGCCTCGCCCTCGACGACTACCTCGCCCGGCGCCACGACGACCAGTTCACCCTGGCCAGCGCTCAGATCCGGGGAGCGGCACTGCTGCGGTTCTACGTGCAGCCGGGCGTCTTCGGCGGCCGCGCGGGAATGCTGCTCTACCTGGCCGCGCGCGCATCGCGGCCGAGCGAGGACCCCGAGATCCTGGCACAGCTGCGGGCGCTGTCCTGGCACCGACTGTCCTATCAGGGCGGAATCGCCTTCCCCGGCGACGCGCTGATGCGGCTCTCCATGGACGTGGCGACCGGCACCGCCGGCGTGCTGCTCGCAACCGGATCGGTGCTCAGCGGACCCATGCACCTGCCGCTGCTCGCACCCCACCTCACAGACCCCCCGCGCCGACCGGCGTAG